TCAGACGGAATTACAATCCaatcaaaatttatatcatACGGCAGCTCAATCAGTGACGCCAAATCAACCATTCTTTTTCTCATATCAACCTAATCAAACATATGCACTCAATTGTCACGATTCCTGATAAAAATGTATTGAGAAATTTTTAACTTGGAAATGAAACTTTTTCATTGGTCATAAAGAACCCTTcctagtattttattttaagtatttccATATTTTCCTCTATCTTTATATAAATCTCTCCTTCTTAAGGAGATTGGTACAGTCTAAAACAGCTCTCTTATTAACCTCCTCCCCCGCAACCACACACTTTAACGCATACATGTGTATActgtcctttccgatatattttattttatcaaataaaatatacaacatgactacttgttgtatattttatttgataaaataaaatatatcggaaaggacaaTACCTTTGCCCCAACAATCACTCATTTTGACGCATACCTTTACCCCAATATCACGCACTTTAACGCACGTTTCGTTATTACAAATAACATGTAACTGTCACGGCTCTGAAAACACTTATGTTGATGCAATTATATTGAAAGACAACTGTAGTAAACTTGTGTCATTTGattaattgcaaaatattttgcaaaaatgtatattttataattcttaCAATGTTCAAGTCGCCCGATTTGTTCGCTTACTTCGTGCGACAAAAGTTTTGATGGCGGCGAATAAGTTTTACTGATTCTTCCAACGATGGCGATGGTATAGAGACGATACTCCTACACCTGCCCTCTACCACTGTCTCCCCAAATGACATCTCGTTAAGTCACTGTGGGAGTTccttcaattttgtttaaactacccccccccccccaaaaaaaaaaaaagaatttacataGTACGGAAAATcagaggaatttttttttatactttgaaTCGGCTTGTTCACTTtgtaatatatatgaatatgacTGAAAAAAAGTGTAACTTTTCATTAACTACTGATGACGAGtaaaataacccccccccccaatattttttaaacacacaAGCTTCTCTGAGGCCGACTTTACACCACCTCCTCAATTTGCTCGGTGCAGCAACAGAACAACGGATTTTGCCCATATTGATCAGctgtacttaaaaaaaaactctttagAAATACTTTTGGTGAATTTTATAGAAATCGTTCGATCGATGTCCGGAAATAATTGGATTGTATCTTCAGTTTTTCAATGGGtagatataaaagaaaaacgTCATAGGAAGGCCAAGTAACCAATGGTCGATATACCTTCATTTCGTTCTGAATATTTTTTGTCGcatttctaatgaaaaaaatcaagtttacCAAGGTTTAAATAAATGCAGTCAGATTGAAATTTGCATTGCACTTGCTCAATAACTGATCGGAAACTTTCGGACACAAACCGACTACTTCGAGCATATCAAAGaaaacttattctttaaaaaacgGAACACAACGAAATAAAAAcacagcattttatttttcccGGGGATAGGAAGGATATCCGAGGAGAAATGTTGTTTGTATATTGTTAAatgttatttcattattttttttaaccaataattttttcatagatTGACAATGGGTTCTGAGGACAAATTCAGAATAAATCTACAGGAGCTGTTCGAGGACTATGCTTGGCAAAGGTTTTCTGCCAGAAGAAATATTGTTAGTCGGATATTCAGCAGACGTTCCAAATACTACATAGATATAAGGTGGGGCTTCATCGAGTTCAAGCACGAAACAACTAGATTTGAGGAGAGACCGGACGCGGTAGACAACACCCCTGCGCAAGTGTCCGTTTCCGGTGAAAGCGGAGCCCGCGAAAAGCCAAAGATATCGAGAGACGTTGTTTTGTACAAGTCCGACTACGAAAACAAGACACCATTGAATCAAGAGTACACCTTTAGTTCGACTAGGCAGACAACAAACTCCACCACAGTAGAGTTCCAGGAGAGCTACACAAAGGGAGGGGAATGTAACATAGAAATCAGTGTCCCTGGGGATCTGGTGACCGTTGGGGCGGGGCTTAGCGGCGAGTTGTCCGTTACCAAAACCGAGAGTGAGACTTTTGAAACCACCACCTCATGGACAGTAGACACAAAGGTCGGGGTCAAGACAGGTCACCGGGCCGAAGCACAGGTCCACGTGTCGGAGCGGAACTCGGTAGCAGACTTCGAGGTCAAAACGACCATGAAAATCACGGACGGCAAAGAGCTTCCGATCGCCATCCGCCGGTTGTCCGATGATAAAGTTGTCCACGTTGTTGTGGTACCGGATCTGCTGGACGTATTCTATGATCTAGTccagaaaaatcaaaatgtgaCCAAGTCTGAATACATCGACAAATCAAGGAAAACTCCGCGCAAACGCCACAACGTCATCTTGTACACGCGCGGCACGTGCAAAAGTATTTCATGGAAAAACCAGCATGTTGAGGTTCATTCCGAGAGGATTGCATCATATTCTTGCAGTGATGACGATTCATTGAAAGGAGAGGATTAACGGAGAATTGGCTTCTTTAGAGAGGTGCTTGTGCTCGGATTACGGAATTATGATCCAATTCTGCTGTTTGTATGACTGTGATATGAAACGTTGGACGCGCACTTAAGTGTACTCGCATTTACATGAATACTTCTATGtgtatatgttacattaaaagtttaaaatttatcaatttaaacttaactataatATTATCACAGTGCAAAATTGACTGTTctataattatctttatttcggACTTCACTTTTcaaatacaacatttattttttgtcatatattcttagaatttaatgtttacaaagtgaatCAGCCATTGACACTTGGCAGACtctttatttaattgttattacaAATCAGACAGATGTTTCTCCCAAGAACTGCTAATCTCTTGAAACAACATTGCGTAATTATATGCCTTTCATGGCCTGgccatcaaagactcattgagttaaTCATATTACCTAATACCTGTGAATCTTTCACTCAATTCATTTGATGTCATCAAATTGTCACTTTTACTCATTGTTTAGATTCTTATATATACTGAATTGTATTTGTCAATTTTGAGTTCGGAGGCCTGACGCATTACCGGCCACTTCCGTCTGTGtcgcttatttgtttgttattgttcatcttttaaattcgATTGATAATAAATACGGAATCCTTCATCACTTGGTTTTATTTCTCTGGAATTGCATATTGGTGGACCCTTGGGAATACGGCATACATAACCTTCGTTTTTAACTTACGGCCCACGGCGCGCCTCAACCTTATAACTTGTTActtttacgccaacattccctcacccggtttgtactgcacacgaccgatgcagatccagaagaATACCATAGCACCGTAAAAACTACGCGGTcacatatatatcaaatacaaGTTGTGGATGAATTAGATTTTGTGATTTACATACCCATTATATAATAGTTGTGCTGCTAAATTGTAATACATATAgtaataaatttgaataaatgatagGTTCATAACTTCATATACGCTTTGTTATGTGACATGATCCAAGTAATTCTTGTTATCTGGGCAATGGACGTCTTTAATCTCATGAACACGCAAAATATGAGGTTTCAAAAATTGTCACTTTTTGCAATATATTCCTTTATGTTGACAGATGATATTTCTATAACAACCTGATTCCATTTTAGTAAAACAA
The nucleotide sequence above comes from Magallana gigas chromosome 2, xbMagGiga1.1, whole genome shotgun sequence. Encoded proteins:
- the LOC105334151 gene encoding uncharacterized protein yields the protein MGSEDKFRINLQELFEDYAWQRFSARRNIVSRIFSRRSKYYIDIRWGFIEFKHETTRFEERPDAVDNTPAQVSVSGESGAREKPKISRDVVLYKSDYENKTPLNQEYTFSSTRQTTNSTTVEFQESYTKGGECNIEISVPGDLVTVGAGLSGELSVTKTESETFETTTSWTVDTKVGVKTGHRAEAQVHVSERNSVADFEVKTTMKITDGKELPIAIRRLSDDKVVHVVVVPDLLDVFYDLVQKNQNVTKSEYIDKSRKTPRKRHNVILYTRGTCKSISWKNQHVEVHSERIASYSCSDDDSLKGED